TGGAGGTCGTGGACTGCCGTTCCTTCTCGCGGTGCACCAGCTCATTGCTGACGACCCTGTAGATGCCGGAATAAATCCTTGTGTCGTAGAACCGCCGCCCGGCGCCGATGAGCAGCGTGATCACGCAGAGGAACCCCAGCTGGACGATTCCGGCCCAGCGTTGTTCGAGCAGGTCGTCCACGGCCCAGCCGATCACGAGGGGAAAGAGCAGAATCAGAATGCCTTCAAAAGTAACAAGCAGCCATGTGAAGGCGACTTTTTTCCAAAAGCGCCTCACTAGGTGGCGCAGCGATATGACGCTGTTCGTCATGCATGCGTTCCTTTTTTATTCCCGGGCCGCGTCCTTTATGGTAAACGGATGGAAGGCGGTCTTCCGTCTCGAATGGCGGGACGGGCCTGGCGGTTAATACTCCTCGATATCGCCGAGCATTGGACGAACGATTATTTCTTCGACCACGGCTTGGGGGCTGAGGCTTACCACGGTGCGAACGAGTTTTCCGATGTCCGCCGGATCCAACAGGCGGCCTTCGGGGAAGGTTACCCCCGCCCACTGGTCCGTCAGGGCGTCGCCGGGCGATATGTAGGTTACGGATATCCCGTCGTTCATCAACTCCTCGCGCAAATTGACGGCGTAGCCGCGCAGCGCCCACTTGGCGATGCCGCACAACGGGTTCTCTTTAAACGGCCCGTGCGCGGCCGTGGAGCCTATGAATACCACCCTGGAATTGGGCGTTTCCCGCAAGTGAGGGATGAAGCCCTGGACGCAGTGGTAGGCGGACATGAAATCGACTTCGAACGCCTTCTGGAAATCGGAAGGCGTCGCGGCGGCGAGATCTTTCTCGATCAAAACGCCCGCGCTCAGCACGAGGACGTTCGGCATGATGTCGTTTTTTTTCGCAAACTCCGCCAATTCGGAAAACACCCCGGCGTCCGCGAGGTCGCACGCGAAGCATTCGACGCGGGACTTCGAGCGCGATTTGATCTCGCGCGAGGCCGCGTCGAGATTCTTGGGGGTTTTGGCCACGAGCAGAAGGTCGTACCCCGCGTCGGCGAGCTCGAGGGCTACGGCCTTTCCTAGTCCGCGGCTTCCGCCCGTGATAAGTGCATTCATCGGCATGAGTGTCTCCTTATGTGGTGAACATTATCCCTCAGAATCCCACCTCGAAAAAGTGAAACGCGCTCCGGTTGGGGAGGAGCGCGATGCCCCAGGCCGCAAACAGGAAAAACGCGTAGGCCAGTGCAAGAAGCCACGCCAGGCGGCGGCCGCCCCAGCGGTGGAATATTCGCATGTGAACGGCGAGCCCCATCGCGAGCCAGGAGCACACCGTCGTGGTCTCTATTATGTCCCAGCTCCACCACCGGCCGATGAGCTGGAACTCGTAGATCGAGCCGAGCGCAGTTGCAATGGAAAGCGCGGCGAAGGCGAAAAGAAGCCACGCCAGCGTCTTCTCGTCCGTCCGCGCCTGCTTTTCCGGAGGCGCGGCGCCGCGGCGGACGAGGGCGCGGCCGGCGTTGAGGAACGCCACGGACAGGCCCCAGAACGCCACCCAGGCGAAGAGCGCGTGGAACTCGGC
The DNA window shown above is from Acidobacteriota bacterium and carries:
- a CDS encoding SDR family oxidoreductase, with the translated sequence MPMNALITGGSRGLGKAVALELADAGYDLLLVAKTPKNLDAASREIKSRSKSRVECFACDLADAGVFSELAEFAKKNDIMPNVLVLSAGVLIEKDLAAATPSDFQKAFEVDFMSAYHCVQGFIPHLRETPNSRVVFIGSTAAHGPFKENPLCGIAKWALRGYAVNLREELMNDGISVTYISPGDALTDQWAGVTFPEGRLLDPADIGKLVRTVVSLSPQAVVEEIIVRPMLGDIEEY
- the ccsA gene encoding cytochrome c biogenesis protein CcsA, translating into MTGPEALLWGLTLAAHVAAGLWPARGRALARGMLFVAAALLATATVSVRWAGVGHAPVFGTYENSLAAVWVLSIGWVVLFRLDAALRDVCRAGAWLNAALLLWGVSFNTRRIPLTISEQSLWAEFHALFAWVAFWGLSVAFLNAGRALVRRGAAPPEKQARTDEKTLAWLLFAFAALSIATALGSIYEFQLIGRWWSWDIIETTTVCSWLAMGLAVHMRIFHRWGGRRLAWLLALAYAFFLFAAWGIALLPNRSAFHFFEVGF